A single genomic interval of Saccharomyces kudriavzevii IFO 1802 strain IFO1802 genome assembly, chromosome: 3 harbors:
- the TRX3 gene encoding Trx3p (similar to Saccharomyces cerevisiae TRX3 (YCR083W); ancestral locus Anc_6.359), whose amino-acid sequence MLLYRPTMRVAVRPLQYARFQSSYTSITKLTNLTEFKNLIKQNDKLVIDFYATWCGPCKMMQPHLTKLIQAYPEVRFVKCDVDESPDIAKECEVTAMPTFVLGKDGQLIDRIIGANPDALGKGIKDL is encoded by the coding sequence ATGTTGTTATATAGGCCTACCATGAGAGTGGCGGTAAGACCGTTACAGTATGCCAGGTTCCAATCCTCGTACACCAGCATTACTAAATTGACCAATCTAACAGAATTTAAGAATCTCATCAAGCAAAATGACAAACTGGTGATTGATTTTTATGCCACTTGGTGCGGTCCTTGTAAGATGATGCAACCACATTTAACGAAGTTGATTCAAGCCTACCCAGAAGTAAGATTTGTCAAATGCGACGTGGATGAGTCTCCAGATATTGCAAAAGAGTGTGAAGTGACGGCTATGCCCACTTTTGTTCTTGGCAAAGACGGCCAACTCATCGATAGGATCATCGGAGCCAATCCTGATGCGTTGGGAAAGGGAATCAAGGACCTATAA
- the AHC2 gene encoding Ahc2p (similar to Saccharomyces cerevisiae AHC2 (YCR082W); ancestral locus Anc_6.358): MITPKGTYDSVAKFQGTDLHQDVDYAVLEQRRTQLEALIVERESFIKNLCSLSHKIQNTKNYQEFVDVLMESRDLLREIFTVENGFQKQKWVNHDDIPQVDWDKFAISMNAYIAENDKLLAMYEDGLL; this comes from the coding sequence ATGATTACTCCGAAGGGCACGTACGATTCGGTAGCCAAGTTTCAAGGAACGGATTTGCATCAAGATGTCGATTACGCAGTACTGGAACAACGGAGGACACAGTTAGAGGCCCTCATCGTGGAGAGAGAATCTTTTATTAAAAACTTGTGCTCTCTCTCTCACAAAATCCAGAACACCAAGAATTACCAAGAGTTTGTGGACGTATTGATGGAAAGTCGAGATTTACTGCGAGAGATATTCACTGTGGAGAACGGATttcagaaacaaaaatgggTCAATCATGACGATATCCCTCAGGTAGACTGGGACAAGTTTGCCATAAGTATGAATGCTTATATAGCGGAAAACGATAAGTTATTAGCAATGTATGAAGACGGCTTATTATGA